A single window of Streptomyces aquilus DNA harbors:
- a CDS encoding MOSC domain-containing protein, with protein MGGQITAVSSNGTYSFTKPNRESITLLAGLGVEGDVHAGVTVKHRSRVARDPSQPNLRQVHLLHQELFDEVREAGIEVGAGELGENVTTRGIDLLALPVGTRLHLGERAVVEVTGLRNPCLQIDNFRQGLLKQVVTRDADGKLRLKGGIMSVVLEGGVVRPGDGIEVELPDGPHVPLEIV; from the coding sequence ATGGGTGGGCAGATCACTGCGGTCAGCAGCAACGGGACGTATTCCTTCACCAAGCCGAACCGGGAGAGCATCACGCTGCTCGCCGGGCTCGGGGTCGAGGGGGATGTGCACGCCGGAGTGACGGTGAAGCACCGGTCCCGGGTGGCGAGGGACCCCTCGCAGCCGAATCTGCGCCAAGTGCACCTTCTGCACCAGGAGTTGTTCGACGAGGTACGGGAAGCCGGCATCGAGGTCGGCGCCGGGGAGCTCGGGGAGAACGTCACCACGCGGGGCATCGATCTGCTCGCGCTGCCCGTCGGAACCCGGCTGCACCTCGGCGAGCGGGCCGTCGTCGAGGTGACCGGGCTGCGCAACCCCTGTCTTCAGATCGACAACTTCCGGCAAGGGCTGCTGAAGCAGGTCGTCACCCGCGATGCCGACGGGAAGCTCCGGCTCAAGGGCGGGATCATGAGCGTCGTCCTGGAGGGCGGGGTCGTGCGGCCCGGTGACGGGATCGAGGTGGAGCTCCCGGACGGGCCGCACGTGCCGCTGGAGATCGTCTGA
- a CDS encoding NADPH-dependent F420 reductase, translated as MGRSVMKIGIIGAGNIGGNLTRRLTALGHEVAVANSRGPHTLTALAEETGATPVPVEEAARGAEVVVVTIPLKAIPDLPKGVLDGAADGVAVIDTGNYYPKQRDGRIAGIEDEGLTESRWTERHLGHPVIKAFNGTYAQDILDRHRPAGAPDRQALPVAGDDEAAKAKVRALIDELGFDTVDAGGLDDSWRQQPDTPVYGLREGVDGVTKALAEASPERKPEFRG; from the coding sequence CTGGGAAGGTCTGTCATGAAGATCGGCATCATCGGCGCGGGAAACATCGGCGGCAACCTCACCCGGCGGCTCACCGCCCTCGGGCACGAGGTGGCGGTGGCGAACTCGCGCGGCCCGCACACCCTGACCGCGCTCGCGGAGGAGACCGGCGCGACGCCCGTCCCGGTCGAGGAGGCCGCGCGAGGCGCTGAAGTGGTCGTCGTCACGATCCCGCTCAAGGCGATCCCCGACCTGCCGAAGGGCGTGCTCGACGGCGCGGCGGACGGCGTGGCCGTGATCGACACCGGCAACTACTACCCGAAGCAGCGCGACGGCCGGATCGCCGGGATCGAGGACGAGGGCCTGACGGAGAGCCGCTGGACGGAACGGCACCTCGGCCACCCCGTCATCAAGGCCTTCAACGGCACCTACGCCCAGGACATCCTCGACCGCCACCGCCCGGCCGGCGCCCCCGACCGCCAGGCCCTCCCGGTCGCCGGCGACGACGAGGCGGCCAAGGCGAAGGTCCGCGCCCTCATCGACGAACTCGGCTTCGACACGGTCGACGCGGGCGGCCTCGACGACTCCTGGCGCCAGCAGCCGGACACACCGGTGTACGGACTGCGCGAGGGTGTCGACGGGGTGACGAAGGCACTGGCGGAGGCGAGCCCGGAACGCAAGCCGGAGTTCCGCGGCTGA
- a CDS encoding EF-hand domain-containing protein codes for MANIDEARKDFERIDTDGDGFITAAEFKTALAQEGDWNVTESVAEVIIKTRDLNGDKVLSFDEFWAYLSK; via the coding sequence GTGGCGAACATCGACGAGGCACGCAAGGACTTCGAGCGGATCGACACGGACGGTGACGGCTTCATCACCGCTGCCGAGTTCAAGACCGCCCTCGCTCAGGAAGGTGACTGGAATGTCACCGAGTCCGTCGCCGAGGTGATCATCAAGACCCGTGACCTCAACGGCGACAAGGTGCTCTCCTTCGACGAGTTCTGGGCGTACCTGAGCAAGTGA
- a CDS encoding MerR family transcriptional regulator: MIDDGTGLFTIGELARATGLTVRTIRYWSDEGVLEPVTRSTGGYRLYDASCAARLELIRTLRELGLGLGEVRKVLDGERTVAEVAAAHVTALDAQIRSLKVTRAVLSTVARRGSTAEEMTLMNKLARLSAAERARIVEDFTTEIFDGLDTADPEIRERLRFAPTDLPDDPTPEQVDAWVEIAEMMQDPEFRALMRRMIEFNAADRGPDVPAGTSLWFMSRLVQLAGEALERGVAPEAPEAADLLRGLLGNADPAEVLARLEAGTNVRVARYRRLWAQVAGLGPQAAYEAEFAWVVAALRARTAR, translated from the coding sequence ATGATCGACGACGGCACCGGACTTTTCACCATCGGCGAGCTGGCCCGGGCGACGGGCCTGACGGTCCGGACCATCCGCTACTGGTCCGACGAGGGCGTGCTCGAGCCGGTGACCCGTTCGACCGGGGGCTACCGGCTGTACGACGCCTCGTGCGCGGCCCGCCTGGAGCTGATCCGCACCCTGCGCGAGCTGGGCCTCGGCCTGGGCGAGGTACGGAAGGTGCTGGACGGGGAGCGGACGGTCGCGGAGGTGGCGGCCGCGCATGTGACGGCGCTGGACGCGCAGATCCGGTCGCTCAAGGTGACCCGGGCGGTGCTGTCGACCGTGGCGCGACGCGGTTCGACCGCAGAGGAGATGACCCTGATGAACAAGCTGGCACGGCTGTCGGCGGCCGAACGGGCCCGGATCGTCGAGGACTTCACCACCGAGATCTTCGACGGGCTGGACACCGCCGATCCCGAGATCCGCGAGCGGCTGCGGTTCGCCCCGACGGACCTGCCGGACGACCCGACGCCGGAGCAGGTCGACGCGTGGGTCGAGATCGCCGAGATGATGCAGGACCCCGAGTTCCGGGCGCTGATGCGCAGGATGATCGAGTTCAACGCGGCGGACCGTGGGCCGGACGTGCCGGCGGGCACCTCGCTGTGGTTCATGAGCCGGCTGGTGCAGCTCGCGGGGGAGGCGCTCGAGCGGGGTGTCGCCCCCGAGGCGCCCGAGGCCGCCGACCTGCTGCGCGGGCTGCTCGGGAACGCGGACCCGGCGGAGGTGCTGGCGCGGCTGGAGGCGGGAACCAACGTGCGCGTGGCCCGGTACCGCCGGCTGTGGGCGCAGGTGGCGGGGCTCGGACCCCAGGCGGCGTACGAGGCGGAGTTCGCATGGGTGGTCGCCGCTCTGCGCGCGCGGACCGCCCGTTAA
- a CDS encoding polysaccharide deacetylase family protein: MTNTDRRAVLRATAGLAFTAGCATSGAVAHPPPATSPAARPPAPGPRRFPGRPAQLTHGPRTHPRVALTFHGNGDPGTATALLREAEEHGARITVLAVGSWLDEHPDLARRILDGGHDLGNHTLHHLGVNDMSEADALAEIEGCADRLRKLTGSIGSWFRPSRAARASPLVERLARRVGYPHVLSYDVDSLDFTSPGAPAITRKVLGEVRNGSVVSLHFGYADTVAALPAVLEELDRRGLAAVTTTELFS; encoded by the coding sequence GTGACCAACACCGATCGCCGGGCCGTGCTCCGCGCCACCGCCGGGCTCGCGTTCACCGCCGGGTGCGCCACCAGCGGTGCCGTCGCCCATCCGCCCCCCGCCACCAGCCCCGCGGCCAGACCCCCCGCCCCCGGCCCCCGCCGCTTCCCCGGCCGCCCCGCCCAGCTCACCCACGGCCCCCGCACCCACCCCCGCGTCGCCCTCACCTTCCACGGCAACGGCGACCCCGGCACCGCCACGGCGCTGCTGCGAGAGGCCGAGGAACACGGCGCCCGGATCACCGTCCTCGCCGTCGGCAGCTGGCTCGACGAGCACCCCGACCTCGCCCGCCGCATCCTCGACGGCGGCCATGACCTCGGCAACCACACCCTCCACCACCTCGGCGTCAACGACATGTCCGAGGCGGACGCGCTCGCCGAGATCGAGGGCTGCGCCGACCGGCTGCGCAAGCTGACCGGCTCCATCGGCAGCTGGTTCCGCCCCTCGCGTGCCGCCCGGGCCTCCCCGCTCGTTGAACGGCTGGCCCGCCGCGTCGGCTACCCGCACGTCCTGTCGTACGACGTCGACTCCCTGGACTTCACCTCACCCGGCGCCCCCGCGATCACCCGCAAGGTGCTCGGCGAGGTCCGGAACGGGTCCGTGGTGAGCCTGCACTTCGGGTACGCCGACACGGTCGCCGCCCTCCCCGCCGTACTGGAAGAACTCGACCGCCGCGGCCTGGCCGCGGTGACCACCACGGAGCTGTTCAGCTGA
- a CDS encoding YncE family protein: MHRLVKQTLAAGVVLAALTACGTQSRDHAAPEHTATRAAVPAPPKKKPVQGLPGMPPVLDPQDVYAADRPNRLSPVVKDFPSRVYVPNTESDTVSVIDPKTYRIIETIHVGRQPQHVVPSWDMKTLWVNNNRGHTLTPIDPRTGKAGKPVEVHDPYNLYFTPNGKYAVVMASLDRELVFRDPHTMERKKTVPVTCYGVNHADFSLDGRYFIVSCEFSGELLKVDTERMKVVGQQKLPFDGAMPQDVKVSPDGKRFYVADMMADGMWVLDGDTFDKPRLIPTGKGTHGLYVSRDSREMYVSNRGEGTISVWDFAQNKVAEKWHLPDGGSPDMGGVSADGKVLWLSGRYNAEVYAIDTRTGEQLARIKVGSGPHGLAVYPQPGRYSLGHTGIFR; the protein is encoded by the coding sequence ATGCACCGCCTTGTGAAGCAGACCCTGGCCGCCGGAGTCGTCCTCGCCGCCCTCACCGCCTGCGGCACCCAGAGCCGGGACCACGCCGCCCCCGAGCACACCGCCACCCGGGCGGCCGTCCCCGCGCCGCCGAAGAAGAAGCCCGTCCAGGGGCTGCCCGGCATGCCGCCGGTCCTCGACCCGCAGGACGTGTACGCCGCCGACCGCCCCAACAGGCTCTCGCCGGTGGTCAAGGACTTCCCGTCCCGCGTGTACGTCCCCAACACCGAGTCCGACACGGTCTCCGTCATCGACCCGAAGACGTACCGGATCATCGAGACGATCCACGTCGGCCGCCAGCCCCAACACGTCGTTCCGTCCTGGGACATGAAGACGCTGTGGGTCAACAACAACCGCGGCCACACCCTCACGCCCATCGACCCGAGAACCGGCAAGGCGGGCAAGCCGGTAGAGGTGCACGACCCGTACAACCTCTACTTCACGCCCAACGGCAAGTACGCCGTCGTCATGGCGTCCCTCGACCGCGAACTCGTCTTCCGCGACCCGCACACCATGGAGCGCAAGAAGACCGTCCCGGTCACCTGCTACGGCGTCAACCACGCCGACTTCTCCCTCGACGGCCGGTACTTCATCGTCTCCTGCGAGTTCAGCGGCGAGCTGCTCAAGGTCGACACCGAGCGGATGAAGGTCGTCGGCCAGCAGAAACTGCCCTTCGACGGGGCCATGCCGCAGGACGTGAAGGTCTCGCCGGACGGCAAGCGGTTCTACGTCGCCGACATGATGGCCGACGGCATGTGGGTCCTCGACGGCGACACGTTCGACAAGCCGCGCCTCATCCCCACCGGCAAGGGCACCCACGGCCTCTACGTCAGCCGCGACTCGCGCGAGATGTACGTCTCCAACCGGGGCGAAGGGACCATCTCCGTCTGGGACTTCGCGCAGAACAAGGTCGCCGAGAAGTGGCACCTTCCCGACGGCGGCAGCCCCGACATGGGCGGCGTCTCGGCGGACGGCAAGGTGCTGTGGCTGTCCGGGCGCTACAACGCCGAGGTGTACGCCATCGACACCCGCACCGGCGAGCAGCTGGCCCGCATCAAGGTCGGTAGCGGACCGCACGGTCTCGCCGTCTACCCGCAGCCCGGACGCTACTCACTGGGGCACACGGGCATCTTCCGCTGA
- a CDS encoding zinc-dependent alcohol dehydrogenase family protein: protein MSTTARTVLFHETGGPEVLSIEDVPVPAPAPGQVAVRVEALGLNRAEALFRSGTYYYQPSLPASRLGYEASGVVEAVGEGVTELAVGDPVTTGPGIEMSAQGVYAERVVLPETAVLPRPASVDAVTGAASWLTYTTAYGALLETAGLRPGDHVLITGASSGVGTAAIQVARRIGAIPLATTRTEAKRQGLLEVGAAEVIVSDGDAETVAKEVGRLTGGRGAEVIFDAIGGPGFRPLAGALAEGGSVVAYGWLDRRPAEIPWNWPFTIHTYANMILTGTPGGRRRSTAFLNAGLADGGFRPVIAEVFEGLDRIRDAHRLMESNRHTGKIVVRI from the coding sequence ATGTCAACTACCGCACGTACCGTGCTCTTTCACGAAACAGGCGGACCCGAGGTGCTGTCCATCGAGGACGTGCCGGTGCCCGCCCCCGCGCCGGGCCAAGTGGCCGTCCGCGTCGAGGCGTTGGGCCTCAACCGCGCCGAGGCCCTCTTCCGCTCCGGCACTTACTACTACCAGCCGTCCCTGCCCGCCTCCCGTCTCGGCTACGAGGCCTCCGGCGTCGTCGAGGCGGTCGGCGAGGGCGTCACCGAACTCGCCGTCGGCGACCCGGTGACGACCGGACCCGGCATCGAGATGAGCGCCCAGGGGGTGTACGCGGAACGGGTCGTCCTGCCCGAGACCGCGGTGCTGCCCCGCCCCGCTTCCGTGGACGCCGTCACGGGGGCGGCGTCCTGGCTGACCTACACGACCGCCTACGGCGCCCTCCTGGAGACGGCCGGGCTCAGGCCCGGCGACCACGTCCTGATCACCGGGGCGTCCAGCGGGGTCGGCACGGCGGCGATCCAGGTGGCCCGCCGCATCGGCGCGATCCCGCTGGCCACGACCCGTACGGAGGCCAAGCGGCAGGGGCTGCTGGAGGTGGGGGCGGCGGAGGTGATCGTCTCGGACGGGGACGCCGAGACGGTGGCCAAGGAGGTCGGGCGGCTCACCGGAGGGCGGGGTGCCGAGGTGATCTTCGACGCGATCGGCGGCCCCGGCTTCCGCCCGCTGGCCGGTGCGCTCGCGGAGGGCGGTTCGGTGGTGGCCTACGGCTGGCTGGACCGCCGTCCCGCCGAGATCCCCTGGAACTGGCCGTTCACGATCCACACGTACGCCAACATGATCCTCACCGGGACACCGGGCGGGCGCCGGCGCTCCACCGCGTTCCTCAACGCGGGCCTGGCCGACGGCGGCTTCCGGCCGGTCATCGCCGAGGTCTTCGAGGGCCTGGACCGCATCCGGGACGCCCACCGCCTGATGGAGTCGAACCGGCACACGGGAAAGATCGTCGTCCGGATCTGA
- a CDS encoding enoyl-CoA hydratase/isomerase family protein produces the protein MTVTLEVAEGVGTILLDRPPMNALDVATQDRLKELAEEATRREDVRAVVIYGGEKVFAAGADIKEMQNMDHTAMVLRARALQDSFTAVARIPKPVVAAVTGYALGGGCELALCADFRIAADNAKLGQPEILLGLIPGAGGTQRLARLVGPSKAKDLIFTGRMVKADEAEKLGLVDRVVPAADVYAEARAWAAKLAQGPAIALRAAKESIDTGLETDIDTGLAVERNWFAGLFATADREIGMRSFVEEGPGKAKFL, from the coding sequence ATGACCGTAACTCTGGAAGTCGCCGAAGGCGTCGGCACCATCCTTCTCGACCGTCCGCCCATGAACGCGCTGGACGTCGCCACCCAGGACCGGCTCAAGGAGCTCGCCGAGGAGGCGACGCGTCGTGAGGACGTGCGGGCCGTGGTGATCTACGGCGGGGAGAAGGTGTTCGCGGCCGGCGCGGACATCAAGGAAATGCAGAACATGGACCACACCGCGATGGTCCTGCGCGCCCGCGCCCTCCAGGACTCGTTCACGGCCGTGGCCCGCATCCCCAAGCCGGTCGTCGCGGCCGTCACCGGCTACGCGCTGGGCGGCGGTTGCGAGCTGGCGCTGTGCGCGGACTTCCGGATCGCCGCCGACAACGCCAAGCTGGGCCAGCCCGAGATCCTGCTCGGCCTGATCCCGGGCGCGGGCGGCACCCAGCGCCTGGCCCGGCTCGTCGGCCCGTCCAAGGCGAAGGACCTCATCTTCACCGGCCGGATGGTCAAGGCCGACGAGGCGGAGAAGCTGGGTCTGGTGGACCGGGTCGTCCCCGCCGCCGACGTGTACGCCGAGGCGCGGGCGTGGGCGGCGAAGCTCGCGCAGGGGCCGGCGATCGCGCTGCGGGCCGCGAAGGAGTCGATCGACACCGGCCTGGAGACCGACATCGACACCGGGCTCGCCGTCGAACGGAACTGGTTCGCGGGCCTGTTCGCCACCGCCGACCGGGAGATCGGCATGCGCAGCTTCGTCGAGGAGGGGCCCGGGAAGGCGAAGTTCCTCTGA
- a CDS encoding ADP-ribosyltransferase: protein MITTRLRRRTAAAVLSLAAVFATTAATAPAKATAPAKAPTTPDCKVQFDDPIKAAADRTVDVSRITPEPVWRKSCGTLYRSDGRGPEIVFAEGFKPKDVVNGQYDIEKYVLVNQPSPYVSTTYDHDLYKTWWKSGYNYYIDAPGGVDVNKTIGDTHKWADQVEVAFPGGIARKYIIGVCPVNKTTKVEIMSGCQSNPHYEAWH, encoded by the coding sequence ATGATCACAACCCGTCTGCGGCGGCGCACCGCTGCCGCCGTCCTGTCCCTCGCCGCCGTCTTCGCCACCACGGCGGCCACCGCCCCCGCCAAGGCCACCGCCCCCGCGAAGGCCCCCACGACCCCCGACTGCAAGGTCCAGTTCGACGACCCGATCAAGGCCGCCGCCGACCGCACCGTCGACGTCAGCCGCATCACTCCCGAGCCGGTCTGGCGCAAGAGCTGCGGCACCCTCTACCGCAGCGACGGCCGCGGCCCCGAGATCGTCTTCGCGGAGGGCTTCAAACCGAAGGACGTTGTCAACGGCCAGTACGACATCGAGAAGTACGTCCTGGTCAACCAGCCCTCCCCGTACGTCTCCACGACCTACGACCACGACCTGTACAAGACGTGGTGGAAGTCGGGCTACAACTACTACATCGACGCCCCTGGCGGCGTGGACGTGAACAAGACCATCGGCGACACCCACAAGTGGGCCGACCAGGTCGAGGTCGCCTTCCCCGGCGGCATCGCCCGGAAGTACATCATCGGCGTCTGTCCCGTGAACAAGACCACCAAGGTCGAGATCATGAGCGGCTGTCAGAGCAACCCGCACTACGAGGCCTGGCACTGA
- a CDS encoding glycoside hydrolase family 25 protein, whose amino-acid sequence MLRGIDVSAYQSSSYSTDGLSFVFVKATEGRTYTNPKLAAQTKRARDAGLVVGFYHFLWPGNLTAQAEYFVSKAPERAGDILAVDWETTGEGTHASNAEKDRFIRKVKELRPNNRVVLYTNRNYWLNIDTTSYDGDGLWIADYVTAGKPRIKAKWLFHQYTDDPLDKDVANFSSRAALREWAEDA is encoded by the coding sequence ATGCTGCGCGGCATCGACGTGAGCGCGTACCAGTCCTCCTCCTACTCCACCGACGGCCTCTCCTTCGTCTTCGTCAAGGCGACGGAGGGCCGTACGTACACCAACCCCAAACTCGCGGCCCAGACGAAGCGGGCCCGCGACGCCGGTCTGGTCGTCGGCTTCTACCATTTCCTCTGGCCGGGCAACCTGACCGCCCAGGCCGAGTACTTCGTGAGCAAGGCCCCGGAACGGGCGGGCGACATCCTCGCCGTGGACTGGGAGACCACCGGCGAGGGCACGCACGCGAGCAACGCGGAGAAGGACCGCTTCATCCGGAAGGTGAAGGAGCTGCGGCCGAACAACCGGGTCGTCCTCTACACGAACCGGAACTACTGGCTGAACATCGACACGACCTCCTACGACGGCGACGGCCTGTGGATCGCCGACTACGTGACGGCCGGCAAGCCCCGCATCAAGGCGAAGTGGCTTTTCCACCAGTACACCGACGATCCACTGGACAAGGACGTGGCGAACTTCTCCAGCAGGGCCGCCCTGCGCGAGTGGGCCGAGGACGCCTGA
- a CDS encoding GNAT family N-acetyltransferase translates to METLRDILDAAARGVFPPADGRTTVVPQHSARDAGVLAFTAHSVVFTDEDPEWVHTTLRGLDCDPLAATMNPLFLAAFLERTGRRAETIDAMLVGSPLPGAPPLALAEIEDADHPRIVYARGRRDDVRAWTADGGVLVMGRGIGGRLEVSVEVDDGVRHRGLGRLLVGAARHLAGEPLWAQVAPGNARSTRAFQAAGYRPVGAEALLLSARPRSAGCSDSRS, encoded by the coding sequence GTGGAGACTCTCCGGGACATTCTCGACGCGGCGGCCCGCGGGGTCTTCCCGCCGGCGGACGGCCGGACGACGGTCGTCCCGCAGCACTCGGCCCGGGACGCGGGCGTCCTCGCCTTCACCGCGCACTCCGTCGTCTTCACCGACGAGGATCCGGAGTGGGTGCACACGACCCTGCGCGGGCTGGACTGCGATCCGCTCGCCGCGACCATGAACCCGCTGTTCCTGGCGGCCTTCCTGGAGCGGACGGGGCGCCGGGCCGAGACGATCGACGCCATGCTGGTCGGCTCGCCCCTGCCCGGCGCACCCCCGCTCGCGCTGGCGGAGATCGAGGACGCCGACCATCCGCGGATCGTGTACGCCCGCGGGCGCCGCGACGACGTGCGGGCCTGGACGGCGGACGGCGGGGTGCTGGTCATGGGGCGCGGGATCGGTGGCCGCCTGGAGGTGTCGGTCGAGGTCGACGACGGTGTACGGCACCGGGGGCTGGGGCGGCTGCTCGTGGGTGCCGCCCGGCATCTCGCCGGCGAGCCGCTGTGGGCGCAGGTCGCACCGGGGAACGCCCGCAGCACGCGGGCGTTCCAGGCGGCCGGTTACCGGCCGGTGGGCGCGGAGGCGCTGCTGCTCAGTGCCAGGCCTCGTAGTGCGGGTTGCTCTGACAGCCGCTCATGA
- a CDS encoding AraC family transcriptional regulator, producing MDVLSDAIAAMRTGRPHSGRRDKYAPWGMRIEDSEGAGFHVVLRGSAWLLPSTGEPVALAAGDVVFLAHGRGYALTSGPDVEPEVIRFQPDAPPPPPPLRDAVSDTVLLCGAYWLDRSRAHPLLTELPEVVHLPARVGAHRSLRATVELLGAELEEPQPGSDIIVSSLLDTLLLYILRAWWQGEARADRHPTGWAAALADPAVTAALRAIHAAPDHPWTVEELGAHGGLSRAAFARRFTTLVGRPPLAYLTWWRMTTAGRLLRADDTPLRTIAERTGYTSEFAFAKAFKRQYGVAPGQYRRQAS from the coding sequence ATGGACGTACTGAGCGACGCGATCGCCGCGATGCGCACCGGGCGGCCGCACTCGGGCCGGCGGGACAAGTACGCGCCCTGGGGGATGCGGATCGAGGACTCCGAAGGTGCCGGGTTCCATGTGGTGCTGCGGGGTTCGGCCTGGCTGCTGCCCTCGACGGGCGAACCGGTGGCGCTCGCGGCGGGGGACGTGGTGTTCCTGGCCCACGGGCGGGGGTACGCGCTGACCAGCGGGCCGGACGTGGAACCGGAGGTCATACGGTTCCAGCCGGACGCGCCCCCGCCCCCGCCTCCCCTACGGGACGCCGTGTCGGACACGGTCCTGCTGTGCGGCGCCTACTGGCTGGACCGCAGCCGGGCCCACCCCCTGCTGACCGAACTGCCCGAGGTCGTGCACCTGCCCGCCAGGGTCGGCGCCCACCGGTCGCTGCGGGCCACCGTGGAGCTGCTGGGCGCGGAGCTGGAGGAGCCGCAGCCGGGGTCGGACATCATCGTCTCCTCGCTCCTGGACACCCTGCTGCTCTACATCCTGCGCGCCTGGTGGCAGGGCGAGGCCCGCGCCGACCGGCATCCCACCGGCTGGGCGGCAGCGCTCGCCGACCCCGCGGTGACGGCGGCGTTGCGGGCCATCCACGCCGCGCCGGACCACCCCTGGACGGTGGAGGAACTCGGCGCCCACGGCGGTCTGTCGCGGGCCGCGTTCGCCCGGCGGTTCACCACCCTCGTGGGACGCCCGCCGCTGGCGTATCTGACCTGGTGGCGCATGACGACGGCGGGCCGGCTGCTGCGGGCGGACGACACACCGCTCCGGACCATCGCCGAGCGCACCGGCTACACCTCGGAGTTCGCCTTCGCCAAGGCGTTCAAGCGGCAGTACGGGGTGGCACCGGGGCAGTACCGGAGACAAGCCTCCTAG
- a CDS encoding ATP-binding protein, with amino-acid sequence MAGLEGIEQPRGHGRATAARWSPTVEDEHAQKALELFGDPTEAEVPLPSRPESAAAARRLTQVVVLRQWGLTPKMTEDAVLLVSELVGNAVRHTGARVFGLRMRRRRGWIRVEVRDPSRGLPCLMPVQEMDISGRGLFLVDKLSDRWGVDLLPRGKTTWFEMRVADR; translated from the coding sequence ATGGCGGGGCTGGAGGGTATCGAACAGCCGCGGGGACACGGCCGTGCGACCGCGGCGCGCTGGTCGCCGACGGTCGAGGACGAACACGCGCAGAAGGCGCTGGAGTTGTTCGGAGACCCGACCGAGGCGGAGGTTCCGCTTCCGTCCCGCCCCGAGTCCGCCGCCGCGGCCCGGCGCCTGACCCAGGTGGTCGTGCTGCGCCAGTGGGGCCTCACCCCCAAGATGACCGAGGACGCCGTCCTGCTCGTCTCCGAACTCGTGGGCAACGCGGTACGGCACACGGGAGCGCGGGTGTTCGGGCTCCGGATGCGCCGGCGGCGCGGCTGGATCCGCGTCGAGGTGCGCGACCCCTCGCGCGGGCTGCCGTGTCTGATGCCGGTGCAGGAGATGGACATCAGCGGGCGGGGGCTGTTCCTGGTGGACAAGCTGTCCGACCGCTGGGGCGTCGATCTGCTGCCGCGCGGCAAGACGACGTGGTTCGAGATGCGGGTCGCCGACAGGTAG